Proteins co-encoded in one Podarcis muralis chromosome 12, rPodMur119.hap1.1, whole genome shotgun sequence genomic window:
- the LOC114607229 gene encoding phthioceranic/hydroxyphthioceranic acid synthase-like, whose product METEDEIAIVGIGCNFPGGEGIDNLWRVLVEGRNCVVEIPPERFETKSWYDPDSHKPGKTSTRHAAFTEEFNAFDNRLFGINDVEAERMDPQQKLLLECTYRALEDAGVPRENISGSKTGVFVGMMNQDYRLMSARNPTEASHYDGTGTAMSIAANRISYTFNLTGPSVAIDTACSSFAYALHFALHAIKQGDCEAALCGGVSCIMEPQVFIALSKAKMLSPEGVSKPFSIKADGYGRGEGCGVLLLKSLKKAQEDFSKIWGVINVSAVNQNGRSVTPITRPSQEEQEKLLLSIYPDRVDPSVVQYIEAHGTGTPAGDPVEAESLGNVIGQKRSPNLPPLKIGSVKGNIGHTESAAGAAGLIKVLLMMHHGKIVPSLHFSESTSSINTGKLNLSIPTTVEKWEEPGEYGRVAGINCFGFGGTNAHVVVRQFKQTQVISPVRRPVELFVISAASGNSLKRAIEDTARYLNTSDSVTLPNLAYTSACRRSHINYKYRKAFVASSLQKLEQQLSPVAELETAPLKKPPQLIFVFSGNGLDLKGIPEILLRSEPVFRDKCKEIERLFLEHLPTGILKSKENEYKDLSRPEVAQPLLFTLQVALVTLLQHWGVKPIAAVGHSVGEVAAAHCAGLISLEDAVKVIYHRSRLQAKVTGGRMLVVGNIPVAGVSAALGAYSGKVCVAAFNSPLSCTLSGDETSIHAIQKDLAEHFSKRNIFLHVLNVPAAYHSQMMDPVLTEIADNLSELKKGKPEIELISTATGKAFSDGDFVTGTYWARQVRDPVFFAEAITAAAKSRDDPVFVEIGPQRALKRYIIEALGTQAKVFPSLHLDKEYMTLLTLVKGLFELGVNPDWEHIYAGYQGVPAAYPRYQFDHKTLMSFLNRLQQPTQTKLNTNHLSIHNVSNGSSEFKHSISQTVTPYLYEHKLNGVALVPGAFFVELALSAVMASSGRKEPLSLCQMSMKFESPCVLSENSHDLKLTVVSQKEKKDFKILSSSGAVYASGQITWNQETFLEENNISYRHVFQRCKSIVRKDEIYEALSRFGFQYGSVFKQLSDVFYCEELKEAITTIKVNKQTREELHKHFIHPVILDCFLQMTGVMTTKTRNNCTGFPSNIGSLVIVRPLEEEMMIYLKTSKSTENYLEFCGCFTDKQGSVLVEIKRVGITLLKRTSNSDDAFLFENQWKEVTPSRIIQTSGDAPRAAVFADKIGVSQQLKKYLHKDSRFLMYEDWEQLLVSGSANSAAQDKIRLEVHDYSDVLFMWGIQRSNGENPESVVASLSKCCEAFRQLVIALREKNSHGSIKIITYRATGRTVDHINPGLALYGMVRSCILEVPEITFQIIDMGSTSTMDIAVLADVLVENEADKYPEVWINQGRIYTSEIRYTQVNDKSYNDPFQSLQESELSTFYTSEPHEVRNLFAEPADHIEISPDNHNVEVQVEKISIHSEDYYPVSVSSCNFGNTLYWNSQTIDKYRFLALDYSGSVVATGSDVKKIKVGDHIVSCYPVAASSRIRIPEAVCFKTQKFPCFQTVPCVSFFRIGWEILHQMLPKMKRNRFLGIISDEPQSVLCKVLALSAQELGWNTLCTALDSSLEKRVAQCNALVFLPFLERLPKDVLARLSHLQDVVVIDGNHHSEHLRSLIGSGHENFQIHILSLATIFQKSSLKHSHKPFSDWLKSMQRRQFKDLPCSVFQPTENSESIDTITSYFTCKAVSFAVLKSNGQNRCISDIPVREAKRKMFKQNAVYIVIGGLTGLGYETVRFIAQNGGGCIAILSRRKPSIEKQKEISDLQIQNKWSKVISLQCNVTFWPEVEKTISSISKIFPKCPIKGVFHSAVVLHDGRIENMTLSSFEKVLSPKVAGAINLHHATQGQALDYFVCYSSVASLIGNPLQANYAAANSFLDLFCQFRRNCGLSGQSINWGALNLGLLDGKNQLQKLVESKGISILQVDEIHENLKASLTLNHPQQAVVKLNFKTMLNTYYRQVPAIRSRLHTIMIEHFGSQAEVFEQVMSKDLAALNIEDYIISLVSQLISTDPSDIAMNTPLLSLGIDSMLAMTLRNLIYIEHKVDIPLVKILDPHSTVLSLALLLEECSKEPGEPTVCTRV is encoded by the exons ATGGAAACTGAGGATGAAATTGCCATTGTGGGGATCGGATGCAATTTTCCTGGAG GTGAAGGAATTGATAATTTATGGCGAGTTCTAGTAGAAGGCAGAAACTGTGTTGTAGAAATACCTCCGGAAAGATTTGAAACCAAAAGCTGGTATGATCCAGACAGTCACAAACCAGGAAAGACGAGCACAAGACATGCCGCTTTTACCGAAGA GTTTAATGCATTTGACAACAGACTTTTTGGAATTAATGATGTGGAAGCTGAGCGTATGGATCCCCAGCAGAAATTACTCCTGGAATGCACATACAGAGCACTGGAAGATGCAGGAGTCCCTAGAGAAAACATAAGTGGTTCAAAAACAGGGGTTTTTGTTG GTATGATGAATCAAGACTACAGGCTAATGAGTGCCAGAAACCCCACTGAAGCAAGCCACTACGATGGCACCGGGACAGCAATGAGCATAGCTGCTAACCGGATTTCATATACATTTAATCTGACTGGGCCATCGGTTGCCATCGACACGGCTTGCTCCTCATTTGCTTATGCTTTGcactttgctttgcatgcaattaAACAAG GAGACTGCGAAGCTGCTCTTTGTGGAGGAGTGAGCTGCATAATGGAACCACAGGTCTTCATAGCTCTTAGTAAAGCAAAGATGCTATCCCCTGAAGGAGTCAGCAAACCCTTTTCTATAAAGGCCGATGGCTATGGAAGGGGAGAAGGTTGTGGAGTTCTTTTGCTGAAATCATTAAAGAAG GCACAGGAAGACTTCAGCAAAATATGGGGTGTCATCAACGTGAGTGCAGTCAACCAGAATGGAAGATCCGTCACACCAATCACCAGACCATCTCAAGAGGAAcaggagaagttgctgctcagcATCTACCCAGATCGTGTTGATCCATCTGTTGTGCAATATATTGAAGCACATGGCACAGGGACACCTGCAGGAGATCCTGTTGAGGCAGAGAGCTTAGGTAATGTCATTGGTCAAAAGAGGTCTCCTAATCTGCCCCCTCTCAAGATTGGCTCCGTTAAAGGGAACATTGGGCACACAGAGTCGGCTGCTGGGGCAGCAGGCTTAATCAAAGTTCTTCTCATGATGCACCATGGGAAGATAGTCCCATCCTTGCACTTTTCAGAGAGCACCAGCAGCATAAATACAGGGAAACTGAATCTCTCCATCCCAACAACAGTGGAGAAGTGGGAGGAGCCTGGTGAATATGGCAGAGTTGCTGGGATCAACTGTTTTGGATTTGGGGGCACCAATGCCCATGTGGTTGTCAGACAGTTTAAACAAACCCAGGTTATTTCTCCAGTCCGAAGGCCTGTCGAATTATTTGTCATTTCGGCAGCTTCAGGAAATTCTCTCAAACGGGCGATAGAAGACACGGCTAGGTACCTTAATACAAGTGACTCAGTGACACTCCCAAATCTGGCCTACACATCTGCTTGTAGAAGAAGCCATATAAACTACAAGTACAGAAAAGCATTTGTGGCATCTTCACTACAGAAACTAGAGCAACAGCTTTCCCCTGTGGCTGAACTGGAAACAGCTCCGCTGAAGAAACCACCACAATTAATTTTTGTATTCTCTGGTAACGGTCTGGATCTGAAAGGGATACCTGAGATATTGCTAAGGTCTGAGCCAGTGTTTAGAgacaaatgcaaagaaatagaaagGCTGTTTCTAGAACACCTTCCCACAGGAATCCTAAAATCAAAAGAAAATGAATACAAAGATTTGTCCAGGCCTGAAGTTGCCCAGCCCTTACTCTTTACACTGCAGGTGGCCTTGGTTACACTCCTGCAACACTGGGGCGTTAAGCCAATTGCTGCTGTTGGCCATTCAGTTGGCGAAGTAGCTGCTGCCCATTGTGCTGGCTTGATTTCCCTGGAAGATGCTGTCAAAGTCATCTACCACAGGAGCAGGCTGCAGGCTAAAGTCACTGGAGGCAGAATGCTGGTGGTTGGCAACATTCCCGTTGCAGGGGTGTCAGCAGCCCTTGGTGCATATTCAGGGAAAGTCTGTGTTGCAGCATTTAACAGTCCTTTGTCTTGCACCTTATCAGGAGATGAAACGTCTATCCATGCCATTCAGAAAGATCTGGCTGAGCACTTCAGTAAAAGAAACATATTTCTTCATGTTTTAAATGTGCCAGCTGCATATCACAGCCAAATGATGGATCCAGTACTAACTGAGATAGCAGACAATCTATCAGAATTAAAGAAAGGGAAGCCAGAGATTGAGCTAATTTCGACAGCAACAGGGAAGGCCTTTTCAGATGGTGATTTTGTTACAGGCACCTACTGGGCCAGACAGGTTCGGGATCCTGTTTTTTTTGCAGAGGCTATAACAGCTGCAGCAAAAAGCAGAGATGATCCTGTATTTGTGGAAATTGGTCCCCAGCGTGCACTGAAAAGATATATAATTGAAGCATTAGGGACACAAGCTAAAGTTTTTCCTTCCTTGCACCTTGACAAAGAATATATGACACTTCTCACACTTGTTAAAGGCCTTTTTGAATTGGGAGTCAATCCAGATTGGGAGCACATCTATGCAGGATATCAGGGTGTACCTGCAGCCTACCCCAGGTATCAATTTGATCATAAGACGCTCATGTCATTTTTAAACAGGCTCCAGCAGCCAACTCAAACCAAGCTGAACACAAACCACCTGTCAATTCATAATGTCAGCAACGGCAGTTCAGAATTCAAGCATTCCATATCTCAGACAGTGACTCCCTATTTGTACGAGCACAAGCTCAATGGTGTTGCTCTGGTTCCTGGTGCCTTTTTCGTTGAACTTGCTTTGTCAGCTGTGATGGCTAGCTCAGGAAGAAAGGAGCCCTTAAGTTTGTGTCAGATGAGCATGAAGTTTGAATCACCTTGTGTTTTAAGTGAAAATTCTCATGATTTGAAGCTAACAGTAGtatcacaaaaggaaaaaaaagatttcaaaatacTGTCCTCATCTGGTGCGGTATATGCATCTGGACAGATCACATGGAACCAAGAAACCTTTCTTGAAGAAAATAACATTTCATATAGACATGTTTTTCAGCGTTGTAAATCAATTGTCAGAAAGGATGAAATATACGAAGCATTATCTCGTTTTGGATTTCAGTATGGTTCGGTATTCAAGCAGCTAAGTGATGTGTTTTATTGTGAAGAACTGAAGGAAGCCATAACCACCATTAAGGTGAACAAGCAAACCAGGGAAGAACTGCACAAGCATTTTATTCATCCAGTGATATTAGACTGCTTTCTGCAAATGACTGGTGTGATGACCACAAAAACCAGGAACAACTGTACAGGGTTTCCTTCCAACATAGGCAGCCTTGTAATTGTCCGACCTTTGGAAGAGGAAATGATGATATATCTGAAAACAAGTAAGTCTACTGAGAACTATTTAGAATTTTGTGGATGCTTCACAGATAAACAAGGCTCTGTTTTGGTTGAGATTAAACGTGTTGGGATCACTCTTCTGAAGAGAACGTCCAATAGTGATGATGCTTTCCTTTTTGAAAATCAGTGGAAAGAGGTAACCCCTTCCCGGATTATCCAAACCTCAGGAGATGCACCCAGAGCTGCAGTGTTTGCTGACAAAATTGGAGTTTCTCAACAGCTCAAAAAATATTTACATAAAGATTCTAGGTTTTTGATGTATGAAGACTGGGAGCAATTACTGGTGTCAGGAAGCGCAAATTCAGCTGCTCAGGACAAAATTAGGCTAGAGGTACATGACTACAGTGATGTTTTGTTTATGTGGGGAATTCAAAGATCAAATGGAGAAAATCCTGAGAGTGTTGTTGCAAGCTTATCCAAATGTTGTGAAGCTTTCCGGCAACTTGTCATTGCATTGAGAGAGAAGAACAGTCATGGTTCCATCAAGATAATTACATATAGAGCAACAGGCAGGACTGTAGACCACATTAACCCTGGCTTGGCTTTGTATGGGATGGTAAGATCCTGCATTCTTGAAGTTCCTGAAATCACATTTCAGATTATTGATATGGGTTCAACAAGTACAATGGACATAGCAGTTTTAGCAGATGTTTTAGTAGAAAATGAAGCAGATAAATATCCTGAAGTCTGGATTaatcaggggagaatttacactTCTGAAATTAGATATACACAGGTTAATGACAAGTCCTATAATGATCCTTTTCAGTCTCTTCAAGAATCTGAGCTGTCAACTTTTTACACTTCTGAGCCTCATGAAGTAAGAAATCTATTTGCTGAGCCAGCTGACCACATTGAGATTTCTCCTGATAATCACAATGTTGAAGTGCAAGTTGAGAAAATAAGTATCCATTCTGAAGACTATTATCCTGTTAGTGTTTCCAGCTGTAACTTTGGAAACACATTATACTGGAATTCACAGACCATTGATAAATACAGGTTCTTGGCTCTGGACTACAGTGGGTCGGTGGTTGCAACAGGCAGTGATGTAAAAAAGATCAAAGTGGGAGATCATATTGTTTCATGCTACCCAGTGGCTGCATCTTCAAGAATCAGGATTCCAGAAGCAGTGTGTTTCAAAACCCAGAAATTTCCATGTTTTCAAACTGTACCCTGTGTCTCCTTCTTCAGGATAGGATGGGAAATTTTGCACCAGATGTTACCAAAGATGAAACGGAATAGATTTTTAGGCATTATTTCTGATGAACCACAGTCGGTTTTGTGTAAAGTGCTTGCTTTGTCCGCTCAGGAACTGGGCTGGAACACCTTATGTACAGCACTTGACAGCAGCCTGGAAAAAAGAGTAGCTCAATGCAACGCCCTTGTCTTTCTGCCCTTCCTAGAAAGATTACCCAAAGACGTCTTAGCCCGTCTTTCACATCTTCAGGATGTTGTGGTAATCGATGGCAACCACCATTCTGAACACTTGCGATCTCTAATTGGAAGCGGTCATGAAAACTTTCAAATTCATATTCTCAGTCTTGCAACCATTTTCCAGAAATCATCGCTGAAACATTCCCACAAGCCTTTCAGTGACTGGTTGAAATCAATGCAACGCAGGCAATTCAAGGACTTGCCTTGTTCCGTTTTTCAGCCGACAGAAAACAGTGAGAGCATAGACACGATAACATCCTACTTTACCTGTAAGGCTGTCTCATTTGCTGTGCTGAAAAGCAATGGGCAGAACAGGTGTATTTCTGACATACCAGTGCGTGAAGCAAAGCGGAAGATGTTTAAGCAGAATGCTGTTTACATAGTCATAGGAGGACTCACTGGGCTTGGCTATGAAACTGTTAGATTTATTGCTCAAAATGGAGGAGGATGCATCGCGATCCTTTCAAGGAGAAAGCCCAGCATTGAAAAGCAGAAGGAAATAAGTGATTTGCAGATTCAGAACAAGTGGAGCAAGGTCATCAGTCTGCAGTGCAATGTGACTTTTTGGCCTGAGGTTGAGAAAACAATCAGTTCAATCAGCAAAATCTTTCCAAAGTGTCCAATCAAAGGTGTTTTCCACAGTGCTGTGGTTTTGCATGATGGGCGCATTGAAAATATGACGCTCTCTAGCTTTGAGAAAGTTTTAAGCCCAAAGGTTGCTGGTGCCATCAATCTGCACCACGCCACTCAGGGACAGGCTCTTGattattttgtatgttattcATCTGTTGCTTCCTTAATTGGAAATCCATTGCAAGCAAACTATGCTGCTGCCAATTCCTTCCTGGACCTTTTCTGCCAATTCAGAAGAAACTGTGGACTGTCAGGACAATCCATCAACTGGGGTGCCTTGAATCTGGGGCTACTGGACGGTAAAAATCAACTTCAAAAATTGGTGGAATCAAAGGGTATATCAATTCTGCAAGTGGATGAGATCCATGAGAATCTTAAAGCAAGCTTAACTCTGAACCACCCTCAGCAAGCTGTCGTGAAGCTGAACTTCAAAACAATGCTCAACACTTACTATCGTCAAGTTCCAGCAATCAGAAGTCGCCTGCATACAATTATGATAGAACATTTTGGCAGTCAGGCTGAGGTTTTTGAACAAGTCATGTCCAAGGATTTGGCTGCACTAAACATTGAAGACTATATCATATCATTGGTGAGTCAGCTCATTAGTACAGATCCAAGTGACATTGCAATGAATACACCCCTTTTGTCCCTTGGTATAGATTCCATGTTGGCCATGACTCTGCGCAATCTCATTTATATAGAACATAAGGTTGATATACCACTTGTGAAAATTCTTGATCCTCATAGCACAGTGCTTAGTTTAGCACTGCTTTTAGAAGAATGTTCTAAGGAACCTGGGGAACCTACTGTAtgtactcgagtataa